Genomic segment of Tomitella fengzijianii:
ACGAGGCGATCACCAACGCGGGAAACCTCATCGGCGACATCGCCGCGCGCTGCCCCGACACCCGCTTCGCGCTCATCGGCTACAGCCAGGGCGCGGACGCGGCCGGCGACCTGGCCGCGCAGATCGGTCACGGCAACGGGCCGGTGCCCGCCGACAGGGTCGCCGCGGTCGGTCTCGTCTCGGACCCGCGCCGCTCGGTGTTCGACAACCTGGTGGGTCCGCCGGTGGTGGGCAACGGCTCCGGCGGCGCACGCATCGGCGGGTTCGGCGCGCTCAGCGACCAGGTGCGCACCTTCTGCTCGCCGGGCGACCTCTACTGCGCGGCGCCCCCCGGCGACTTCATGGCCAGGATGGCCGGGTACCTGGTGCAGCAGTCCGACCCGCAATCGTCCGAGCCGGACAGGTACAGGCCCGAGGGTGTCGCGCTGTACGACGCGATCATGGAGGCCGGCGGCATTCCGACGCTCGGCCAGCAGATCTCCGACGTCACGTTGTGGGCGCACATCGACAAGTACAAGGAGTTCCTGAACTCCGGGATCCACCAGGACTACACGACGTACCCGGTGACGGCCGACGGCACGTCCGCCACGCAGTGGCTGCGCAACTGGCTGATCAGCAAGGCGTGACGGGGTCCGGCACGCGCGGCCGAACCCGTGCGCGATGATGGTCCCGTGAGTGAACCCGATGCACCCGCGGTACCCATCCGCGACGCCGCCATCCGGCTCGGCCAGTTCTTGAAGCTGGCGAACCTGCTGGACAGCGGAGCCGAAGCCAAGCAGATCATCGCCGAGGGCGAGGTGACGGTGAACGGCCAGGTGGAGACCCGGCGCGGCCGTCAGCTTCGGGACGGCGACGTGGTGTCGGTGTTCGGCGCCGCGGCGCGCGTGGAGGGGCCCTGACGCTCCGGCAGCACGGCGGCGGTGAGCAGTTCCGCGATGCGCTCGAGCAGCTCCGGTGAATCATCCTCCGTCGCGATGGTGCTCGTGAACAGCGCCGCGCCTGCGGCCATGGCGATCAGCGCACGCGCGTCCAGGTCTGCGTCCGTCCGGCCGGAGTGCGATCGCAGGGTGACCGATGGCGCGTCGTGCGATTGCGCCGGTCCGGTGCGTTGCGCGTAGAGCTCGGCGGCGGGGCCGCTGAACCCCGCCCACAGAGCAGTCCGCAGCTGCTCGTTCTCGCGCAAGGCGGTGAGCAGGCCCGGCACCGCGGCCCGCACGTCGGGGCGGTGGAACAGCTCGTGGCTGCCGCGCACCACCCAGGCGACCCAGCCCGCCATGTCGGTGCCCTCGAACGGGCCCAGGTCCGGCTCGGCGCCCAGCACCGCGTGCAGCACCAGCTCGGCCTTGGACGACCAGCGCCGGTTGATGCTGGCGCGGCCCACACCCGCCCGCGCGGCGACGGTGCGGACGCTCAACTCGTCCCAGCCCACCTCCGCGAGGAGCTCACGCGTGGACTGGAGCACCCGGTCGTCGATCGACGCGTCCCGCGGCCGGCCCGTCACCGGGGCCCGCCCCGCAGGAACGTGCGCAGGTAGCCGGGCAGGCGCCGCGCGGGAACCGAGCGCGGCCACTCATCGGGCCGGATCAGCGCGTCGGTGCCGCCGTCGACGAAGACGATGCTGCCGCACTGGAAGTCTGCGGCGTCGGTGAGCATGAAGCACGCCCACCGTGCGAGGGCGCCCGGCTCGCCGAAGCCGCCGACGGGGATGGGGAACTTCCGGACCGCCTTGCCCTCGAGCGGATTGTCGAGCTGCTGCTGCAGCAGCGGGGTGAGCACTGCCCCCGGGGCCACCGCGTTGAGGCGGATGCCCTCGCCCGCCCACAGCGGCAGCACCGCGGTGCGGCGCACCCAGCGGCTCAGCGCGATCTTCGAGGCGGCGTACACGATGGCGGGGCGCCCGGGCCCGAACAGGCGGGTGGCGCGCAGGGACTTCTCCACGTCGCCCGCCAGGAGCGCGCGCACGCTGCGTGCCGGTACCAGCGGCGTCGTCGTCGTGGAGTTGCTGGAGACGACCACGGCCTTGCCGGGGCGGCCGGCGGCGAGCGCGGGCCGCCATTGCTCGAGCAGCTCCACCGCGCCGCAGTAGTTGACCTCGGCGATCAGACGGGGATGCCCGCCCCCGCCCACGGGGCCGACGCCCGCGGCGAGGACGGCGCCGTCGAGGTCGCCGCCGGCGCGGTCGAGGACCTGGGCCGCCGCGGCGCTGCGGCCCTCGGCGGTGGCGAGGTCCGCGATCACCTCGGAGTCCGGGTGTCCCGTGGTGTGCAGGTCCACCCCGATGACGGTGTGCCCGTGCGCGCGGAGCAGTTCGGCCGTCGCCTGCCCGATCCCCGAGGCGGCGCCGGTGACGGCGTAGGTGCCCGCCCGCGCCGGTACGGCCGCCGTCACGGCTGCGTCACCAGCACGCAGTGCGTGCGCGAATAGATCGTGGGCATGCAGCGGTTGCAGTGGATGCACAGGGACTCCGTGCGGTGGTCGGCCTCGACGCGGCGGATCAGATCCGGTTCGCGCAGCAGAGCGCGGCCCATGGCGACGAAGTCGAACCCCTCGTCCATCGCCCGGGTCATACCGCCGAAGTCGGTGACGCCGCCGAGCAGGACCAGCGGCATGGTCAGGGCGGCGCGGAATTGCCGCGCCTGCTCGAGCATGTACAGCGGCTCGTACGGGTAGTACTTGAGGAAGAACCTGCCGACCGCGTGCAGCCCGGCGCGTTGCGGCTGGGGCATCGCGTTGGCGAAGTCGCGCACCGGGGCGTCCCCGCGGAACAGGTACAGCGGGTTCTTCAGCGAGCTTCCGCAGGTGAGTTCCAGGGCGTCGAGCGTGCCGTCTGACTCCAGCCACTGCGCCACCTGCAGCGACTCGTCCAGCCAGAAGCCGCGCGGCACGCCGTCGTCCATGTTGAGCTTGGCGGTCACCGCGATCTCGTCGCCCACCTCGTCGCGCACGGCGCGGGCCACCTCCCGGGCCACCCGTGCCCGGTTCTGCAGTGGCCCGCCGTACTCGTCCTTGCGCTTATTGATGGCGGGGCTGAGGAACGAGCTGGTGAAGTAGTTGTGGCCGAAGTGGATCTCCACTGCGTCGAAGCCCGACTCGATGGCGATGCGCGCGGCGCGCGCGTGGTCGGCGGTGATGCGGCGGATGTCGGCCTTGGTGGCGGCGCGCGTCAGTTTGAGGCTCAGCGGGCTGAGCTGGTTGCTGGGCGCGAGCGCCTTGGCGCGGTTGGACTTGGCGTTGGCGACGGGGCCGGCGTGCCCGATCTGCGCGGAGGCCTTGGCACCCTCGGCGTGCACGGCGTCGGTCAGGCGGCGCAGGCCGGGGACCGCCTCGGGGCGCATGTGGATCTGGTGGCGGTCGGTGCGGCCCTCGGGCGACGCGGC
This window contains:
- a CDS encoding cutinase family protein yields the protein MRTLAGRAVALGAAALGATAMVVGTGGVASAAPAGCVALDVIAIPGTWETSDNGSPAGSPGMLGAVTYNLPSNMRADYVSYAATAFPWEGKVYGASKYEAITNAGNLIGDIAARCPDTRFALIGYSQGADAAGDLAAQIGHGNGPVPADRVAAVGLVSDPRRSVFDNLVGPPVVGNGSGGARIGGFGALSDQVRTFCSPGDLYCAAPPGDFMARMAGYLVQQSDPQSSEPDRYRPEGVALYDAIMEAGGIPTLGQQISDVTLWAHIDKYKEFLNSGIHQDYTTYPVTADGTSATQWLRNWLISKA
- a CDS encoding RNA-binding S4 domain-containing protein, with the translated sequence MSEPDAPAVPIRDAAIRLGQFLKLANLLDSGAEAKQIIAEGEVTVNGQVETRRGRQLRDGDVVSVFGAAARVEGP
- a CDS encoding TetR/AcrR family transcriptional regulator codes for the protein MTGRPRDASIDDRVLQSTRELLAEVGWDELSVRTVAARAGVGRASINRRWSSKAELVLHAVLGAEPDLGPFEGTDMAGWVAWVVRGSHELFHRPDVRAAVPGLLTALRENEQLRTALWAGFSGPAAELYAQRTGPAQSHDAPSVTLRSHSGRTDADLDARALIAMAAGAALFTSTIATEDDSPELLERIAELLTAAVLPERQGPSTRAAAPNTDTTSPSRS
- a CDS encoding SDR family oxidoreductase; translated protein: MTAAVPARAGTYAVTGAASGIGQATAELLRAHGHTVIGVDLHTTGHPDSEVIADLATAEGRSAAAAQVLDRAGGDLDGAVLAAGVGPVGGGGHPRLIAEVNYCGAVELLEQWRPALAAGRPGKAVVVSSNSTTTTPLVPARSVRALLAGDVEKSLRATRLFGPGRPAIVYAASKIALSRWVRRTAVLPLWAGEGIRLNAVAPGAVLTPLLQQQLDNPLEGKAVRKFPIPVGGFGEPGALARWACFMLTDAADFQCGSIVFVDGGTDALIRPDEWPRSVPARRLPGYLRTFLRGGPR
- a CDS encoding NADH:flavin oxidoreductase; the protein is MTEPKPGNAADVFAPARLGPLTLRNRTIKAATFEGMTPDALVTDDLIEFHRAVAAGGVGMTTVAYCAASPEGRTDRHQIHMRPEAVPGLRRLTDAVHAEGAKASAQIGHAGPVANAKSNRAKALAPSNQLSPLSLKLTRAATKADIRRITADHARAARIAIESGFDAVEIHFGHNYFTSSFLSPAINKRKDEYGGPLQNRARVAREVARAVRDEVGDEIAVTAKLNMDDGVPRGFWLDESLQVAQWLESDGTLDALELTCGSSLKNPLYLFRGDAPVRDFANAMPQPQRAGLHAVGRFFLKYYPYEPLYMLEQARQFRAALTMPLVLLGGVTDFGGMTRAMDEGFDFVAMGRALLREPDLIRRVEADHRTESLCIHCNRCMPTIYSRTHCVLVTQP